Genomic segment of Ruegeria sp. TM1040:
CTCCAGAGTTCCACGACGCGCGGCGTCAGCATACAGCGTGTAATCGTCGAGCGCCCCAACAAGCTCGCCCATCGCTTCAGAATTCAGGCGAGACTGTTCCTCCATTTCCCTTGAAGCATCACCTACCTCGAGTAGCCCAACAGCCATTGGCCCCAGCACGCTGATGAGGGTACCGGCTGCAATACCGGCAATCCCGAACATGGCGCCAATATCGGCAGCCTGAATTGCAGCCGCTCCGAGATAGTCGCCAGTAACAGATCCTTGTTGGCCCACCTGGCTCAGCTGAAGGCCAATCTGCCTCAGATCATGGCTTCGCTCCTTGGAAAACAGCCCAAGAAAGCCTCTCGTTGGCGTGGAAGCCTTATCGGCCGCTGACGAAGTGCCCAAATATCGCTGCTCTGCCAGCTGCATGACGCGGTTTGCTTCTTGCTGCGTGACGATACCGGAACGCACAGCATTTTCAGCCTGCTGTACCGCAGCCTCATACCGTTTGGATGAAGCGTAGACAGGATCGAGCGTTGAGCGCAGCCGATCAAAGGATTTGGCTTGCCGATCCAATTGCCCTGCCCACAGCTTTGCAGAAGCCGAAGCCGAGTTGGACGCCCGTTCCACACCTGTCAGCGCATCGATTTGCTTCTGTGCTGCCGAAGCTGCTTTCTTGAAACCATCATCCCAAGACCGCGCCATCCCCTCGGCGTGGCGCAATGCATCTCGGCTGGTCTCCTCAAACCCACCACGAAGATAACCGAGTGCCTTGCGCGCTCTCGCACTACCGGCCTCAAACGAGGCTGTTTCCATCGATGCTTCGGCATGTAGCGCGCCAACTGGGATTACAGACATGAGGGTTGATCCAGTGAGAGAGAACGTGGAAAGATCCTCTCGAATTGGATTCAAGAGGTTGTTATTGTGAGGAAAGTAAATTGAACGGGGTTTTCAACGCGCTTGGAGTAATTACGATCGTTGTTGGAGGCGGGTTCGCCCTGTTCGCTCTTTCCAAACTAGAGTTAAGCTTGGCTCTTTTCGGCGCAGGCCTTATCGGCGGAGGCTTGGTCTTTTTAGCAGCCGCAGAAGTCATTTCCCTACTCAAGCAAATCAGGGATTCTGTCGCGCCTGAGCAGAGGTGCATTCTAAATGCTCCGAAGGCCAACGAGAATGAAAACACCTAAAGATAGGCCGCCTGGTAGCGAGTTAAAGCCGACGGTTGAGTACTCTGTGCCGACGGTCGCGGCGGAAGTCATTCGACCTCAAGAGCTAGGGTGACAGCAACACTGGAACTAACCCGCGAGTGCTGAAAGCGCTGCGCCCAGGTTGTCAGACAGTCTCTTTTGCTCCAGCGCCACGCCCGGATCTTCATCCGGTCTGTCATCATATGCCGGGGAGACCTTCATCGGCTCCCTGCCCCGCGCCAGTCCGTTGACGTAGGCAACACTCATCGCCCGCAGCTGGCTAGACTCCCAAGGCTCCAGGTATATGCCTGCCTCTTTCGAGAACGACCGGATCTCGGACCATTCAATCGGCTGCGCGCCCCCCATGTGGTCAAAGGTGCACCAGCCGATACCCTCTGGAGCCATGATGTCCAGAAGGTATTCGACCCCGGAGACATCGGGCAATGCGAGGTCGATCCCCTCTCTCTGCCAGAGCTTGAAGCGGCTGGTTTTCCATTCTTCAGGCCTTGCTGCAAGGAACCCGGCCTGGGCTGCGTAAAGCGTCAGCCGGCGGAGGCGTTTCCCAAGTAGCCGCCGCGCTTAGCGGAGAACTCAGCGGCCTGTTCGGCAAATGACTTTTCGCCCTCCTGACCGTTGAATCGGTTCAGGCCAAAAAACCATTTCGCGTCACGCTTCGTAGCGGGCTTATCGCCATTGAAAACATTGTTGAAACCGACCACACGGGGAAGTAACCCTTCGACCAACTTATCGTGGATCTGGTCATACGAAACACCTTCGTCATCCGTATCACCTTCGGCGTCCTGCGAATTGGCGCGCGCCTTCTGAAGCTCGCGCATCGCTGCACGCACAGACGGAGCTTCAGAACCCAGAAGGATTACCTCACAAGGCTTGCCATCCTCAGTGAACAGTGGCGCCAAGGTGGCTGGGTCTTTCAGTTGCATAGCTGCGCCTTTTTCTGCGGCAGAAACGCTGTCGAACTTGTTGAAATCCATATCATCATCCTTTGGTTCAGTGGTTCAAACAGGCCGGGGGAACGAACCACCTTCCGCCCGGCCCTACCGTTCCTGAGAACGGATCAGCGCGCGGCAGGTTAGGCTGCGGCTTTCTTCAGGATCTCGTCAGGCATGATCTCAATCGAGGTGGTCGCCGTCACAACGTCATCGACACCGCCGATGCTCGGCTTGAACGACATGACCAGACCCACAAGGTAGTAGATCGTGCCATCTTGGAGTGTCACGGCGATGTAGACAGGATCATCGCTTTCGAGAGCGGTTTCCATTGCAGCTTGGCCGGCGTCGTCGGGGTCAAGCGCGAGGCTGGGGCTCAGGGTGCCGTTATTGAAGCTACCCTTGCCTTTCTTCGTCCCGCGGGTGGCCAGCGGGTTGTGAGTCACAAGTTGCCACTCCTTGCCGAACTCACCCACGTTCGTGATTTCACCAACGGAAGTGAAGGTGAGAGCGTCAAAGCCGGTGATGTCGTGAGTTGCGGGTGCAGCGGCCGAAATGCCGAGTGTCACCCCAGAGGCGGTCTGGTGCGCCATATCAGTTTCCTTTCAGGATAGAGAGAAAGCGCCTAGGGGCGCGGATTTATAGGCCGAGGCCTATTCTTTCGGAACGACAGCCAATGGGGCGGAGAACTCAGCCATCACCTCGCCGTCGGACTCGACCGCTTCGGAGACTTTCCCCCGGTAGGTCACACCGTTCTTCAGAGTGAACTCGAGAACATCACCCGGTTTGGGCAGCGGGCCTTTGAAAAGAGCGAAGGGATGCGTGGGCTTATTTTGCTCCATGGGCATGCGCTTCAGTTCGACACCTGTGACAACCATCGGTGCAGCGTCTTTGGATGCAGGTTTTGAGGCCGCCGAAGCGGTTTTCTTTGCGGTCATTGAATGATCCTTTCGAGGGTGATTGAGGCTGTTTCAGCCAGTCAGTCGCGATACGTGATCGCGAATGTCAGAGAGACCCGGTGTGCAGCCGAGGCATCGCCGCTGTTGCTGTCTCGGATCGCAGTGAGAAGCGCACTGACGATCGGGCCGCCGCGGTACCCTTCCAGTACAGCCCGGACTTCACGCGACGCGCCGATAGCTTGATTATAGCTCGCGCCCCAGCAGTCGATCTGAGTGGAGCCTTGCATCAGCCCCTTGCTGTTCAAGGTGTGGTAGCGCTTCCCCGACATACGGGTCATAGTCACGCGTGGCATGGTCTCCCCATCGCTGAAGAAGCCCCACTTCACCGGGCAACTCAGGGCGCCGGAGAGAGTTGAATACAGGTGCTCTTCCATTAGAGGCCTCGCTTTGCGCGGCGCGCCAGGGTCGCCTCGATCTCTTCTCGCAACGACGCGGCCAGTCCCTCTAGGATCTGCCCACGGAACGCATCCCAGGAAGGTGTCAACATCGGTTGAGGTGAGACCGCACCAACGTACTTTCCGCTTTCGTGAAAGCGAGGCTCAGTGCCCAATTCCAGTAGATGCGCGTGAGGTGCGGAAGGAGTTGCGCCAACATACATAGTCACCGCAGTGGTGCTGCTCTTGGCTTTTTGCAGGTTTCTCTTGAGCTTGGAGGAAACAGCGAATGCACTGTCGTCGGCGCCAGGCCATAGCCCGTTCGCCATATCTGCAACCGGCTGCAGCTCCTTTGACAGCGCGCGGCGTACAACGGCTTTCGATGTAGCCTTAGGCAGCGCAGCGAGCGCGTTATCGACCTCTCTTAGGCCTTCGACCTTGAACAAAGACTTCATGTGCTGACATCCCTAGATGGGGTGCTCCGAGGTTTCGACACTCAAGAAAACCCATTTACTGTCCGAGATCGCGTCAACCTCAAGGACATTGTAACGCACGCCGGGGAGCGGATCCTGATCGTCGAGTCCTTCCGGAAGTCCTCGTTTCACCGTGCGCATACGGACGTTCTGAGCCAGAGACCGAGCGGTACCCAGTTTCCGGATCCGCACTCTGAAAACGGACCGACCCTGCAAGCGGGCCGCGTCGACACTCTCGGATCCTCTCATGAACATGAACTCAGCGCGGCAGGTTCGGATCTCGGTCCAAACATCGATCGTACCACCCAGACCATCGGGATGTCCGGGAACGCGACGGTCAAACGCAACAAGCTCTTTTAGCCTGCCGGCTCCAGCTCTATTCTTCATGAGTCTCACCCTCTCACAAAGGAATGCGCCAGCGCGCCAAAAGAGCACCAACTGGTGCCGGCCAGCCACTATTCACATCTACCGGCATGATGGCCTCACGATGCTCATACCAAAGACCGACGATCATCTTGATGGCGACTTTCAACCCCGGCGGACAGGCGTTGGCACCACCGAACCCGGCGATGATCGAAATCCTGACAGGCCAGCTTGTATCTTTTAGCACTGGCATCTGCGTGCCGCTAACCAATGCCAACTGCGTCCGCTGCGAGGGTCGCGCATTCAGCTCATAGGCTCCTTCCGGCAAGGTCTGCTCCGCCCCGGACGCGTCCAGATAGGTGATGGTTACCGAACGAACCGGCTCTAGCGGAAGATCAAGTTTGACGGGAAAGCTTGGCAGCTCCAAAAGCCAAGTCTGTGTGATAATGGCCCGCCCAAGGATACCGGACGGGCCATCTAGGTAGTCCACTGCCGCCGCAATGAGACCCTCGAGCAGCTGATCATCTTCGGTGTCATCCGCCTCGACACGGCAGTGCCTTTTTGCCTCCTCGAGCGACACAGGAAGATCAGCCGCTGGCGTGGTAAGGGTCAGACGCATTCGTCAGGCCTTTTTTGCAGTGGATTTCTTGGTGGTATCCGATGAGGACCCTGACGCAGATTTGCTGGGTTTGGCAGAACCCCCTGAGGCCCCAACGGTGTCGGTTGATGTGGCGTCATCCGAACCAGACGCATCGGCAGCATCCGCTGCGCCAGGATCTCCGGTGACGGTCTCAAAGGCTGCGGGTGACGACTG
This window contains:
- a CDS encoding HK97 gp10 family phage protein, which translates into the protein MKSLFKVEGLREVDNALAALPKATSKAVVRRALSKELQPVADMANGLWPGADDSAFAVSSKLKRNLQKAKSSTTAVTMYVGATPSAPHAHLLELGTEPRFHESGKYVGAVSPQPMLTPSWDAFRGQILEGLAASLREEIEATLARRAKRGL
- a CDS encoding phage head completion protein — encoded protein: MKNRAGAGRLKELVAFDRRVPGHPDGLGGTIDVWTEIRTCRAEFMFMRGSESVDAARLQGRSVFRVRIRKLGTARSLAQNVRMRTVKRGLPEGLDDQDPLPGVRYNVLEVDAISDSKWVFLSVETSEHPI
- a CDS encoding head-tail connector protein, producing MRLTLTTPAADLPVSLEEAKRHCRVEADDTEDDQLLEGLIAAAVDYLDGPSGILGRAIITQTWLLELPSFPVKLDLPLEPVRSVTITYLDASGAEQTLPEGAYELNARPSQRTQLALVSGTQMPVLKDTSWPVRISIIAGFGGANACPPGLKVAIKMIVGLWYEHREAIMPVDVNSGWPAPVGALLARWRIPL